The window ATGCTCGCGCCGCGAATCGGTGAACGCGACACGGCGCTCGCGGGGCTCGTCATCCTGGCGGGGGCGACGAGGTCGCTGACCGACATGATGGAGGAGCAGATTGCCTACATGCGCAGTCTGCCCGGCGCGGATACCGTGGCGATCGACAAGGCGCTCGAGGGCCTGGCGCCCTCCATGGCGGCGGTCCGCGCGCTGACGCCCGCCGACTCCGCTTCGCGGACGCTCCTCCTTGGCGCGCCGGCGGCGTACTGGCTGGATCTGGCCGCGTACCATCCGGTCTTCGTCGCCGCCAAGCTCCGCATTCCGATGCTCATTCTTCAGGGCGGGCGGGACTACCAGGTGACGATGGTGGACTTCGAGGCGTGGCGGGACGGGCTGGCGGGGAATACCTCGGTGGAGTTTCGGGAGTACCCGAGCCTGAACCACCTCTTCATTGCGGGCACCGGGGCGCCGAACCCGGCGGAGTACGGTGTGGGGGGGACGGTCGATCCGCAGGTCATTGCG of the Gemmatimonadales bacterium genome contains:
- a CDS encoding alpha/beta fold hydrolase, translating into MSPRAPVVLLTLTLAWFPMLAAQSSGFVERDTAVVTGKIRLPATITFPSGATHAPGVVLVHGSGPNDRDETVGANKPFRDLAHGLAERGIVVLRYDKRSKVAPLSFMGGTFTVDEEVVDDALSAAALLRSLPEVDPARVVVLGHSLGGMLAPRIGERDTALAGLVILAGATRSLTDMMEEQIAYMRSLPGADTVAIDKALEGLAPSMAAVRALTPADSASRTLLLGAPAAYWLDLAAYHPVFVAAKLRIPMLILQGGRDYQVTMVDFEAWRDGLAGNTSVEFREYPSLNHLFIAGTGAPNPAEYGVGGTVDPQVIA